The following are from one region of the Natrinema sp. HArc-T2 genome:
- a CDS encoding HVO_2523 family zinc finger protein: protein MTADSGDGTAGGAPVDDSSDRARGGPRCPHCEAPMYKRHCKYVCPHHGVIIDCSDPFR, encoded by the coding sequence ATGACTGCCGACAGTGGAGATGGCACCGCTGGTGGCGCTCCAGTGGACGACTCGAGCGATCGAGCCCGTGGCGGCCCGCGCTGTCCACACTGTGAGGCACCGATGTACAAACGCCACTGCAAGTACGTCTGTCCACACCACGGCGTCATTATCGATTGCAGCGATCCCTTCCGCTGA
- the trpG gene encoding anthranilate synthase component II: MMVLFIDNYDSFTYNLVEYVSQLPGTETEVLKNTASLADVRAVDPDAIVISPGPGHPKHDRDVGVSMAVLRELSPEVPTLGVCLGLEAAVYEYGGTVGRAPEPIHGKASAVDHDGEGVFAGLEQGFRAGRYHSLVATEVPDCFGVSATADHDEETLVMGVRHREYPLECVQFHPESVLTAAGHDVIENFLAQV, encoded by the coding sequence ATGATGGTCCTGTTTATCGACAACTACGACTCGTTTACGTACAACCTCGTCGAGTACGTGAGCCAACTGCCCGGTACCGAAACCGAGGTGCTGAAGAACACGGCCTCGCTCGCGGACGTGCGCGCCGTCGACCCCGATGCGATCGTCATTAGCCCCGGCCCCGGTCATCCGAAACACGACCGCGACGTCGGTGTCTCCATGGCCGTGCTCCGTGAACTCTCCCCCGAAGTGCCGACGCTCGGGGTCTGTCTGGGCCTCGAGGCCGCCGTCTACGAGTACGGTGGCACCGTCGGTCGGGCTCCCGAACCGATCCACGGCAAGGCCTCCGCGGTCGACCACGACGGCGAGGGTGTCTTCGCTGGGCTCGAGCAGGGCTTTCGCGCGGGCCGATACCACTCCCTGGTTGCAACCGAGGTCCCCGATTGTTTTGGGGTGTCGGCGACCGCAGACCACGACGAGGAGACGCTCGTTATGGGCGTTCGCCACCGCGAGTATCCCCTCGAGTGTGTGCAGTTCCATCCCGAAAGCGTGCTCACGGCGGCTGGCCACGACGTGATCGAAAACTTCCTCGCACAGGTCTGA
- a CDS encoding TVP38/TMEM64 family protein, which translates to MSVPSGRSRALAGALIVAGMIAAGVFVSPTTVLETVDAVAADPLSFGLVVVGLYLVRPALAWPTTPLAAVVGYGFGVTAGVPIALAGVVTTVLPIFVAVRWLTGDDTAAAADSSGGLLERTGETVARYYDTAGPLRGVTASRLAPIPSDVATCAAAVSGVELRHLVVGTAIGELPWTVAAVVVGASAATVSTNGLGDLGLTLSLGCAFAAALLLAGPLYRALRARTQRRADGSRRSTDG; encoded by the coding sequence ATGTCAGTGCCGTCTGGTCGGTCGCGCGCGCTCGCTGGGGCGCTCATTGTCGCCGGAATGATCGCTGCCGGCGTCTTCGTCTCGCCGACGACAGTGCTCGAGACCGTCGACGCGGTGGCCGCGGACCCACTTTCGTTCGGACTCGTCGTCGTGGGGCTCTATCTGGTGCGGCCGGCGTTGGCTTGGCCGACCACGCCGCTTGCAGCCGTCGTCGGCTACGGCTTCGGCGTCACAGCCGGCGTTCCCATCGCACTCGCCGGCGTCGTCACGACGGTGCTCCCGATTTTCGTTGCGGTCCGGTGGCTTACCGGCGACGACACAGCCGCCGCGGCTGACAGCAGCGGTGGCCTGCTCGAGCGAACCGGCGAAACCGTCGCGCGGTATTACGACACGGCGGGGCCGCTGCGGGGCGTCACCGCCTCGCGGCTGGCACCGATCCCTTCGGACGTCGCGACGTGTGCGGCTGCCGTCAGCGGCGTCGAACTCCGGCATCTGGTCGTCGGCACTGCGATCGGCGAACTACCCTGGACGGTCGCCGCGGTCGTCGTCGGTGCCTCCGCAGCAACGGTCTCGACGAACGGGCTCGGCGATCTCGGGCTCACACTCTCGCTTGGTTGTGCGTTCGCTGCCGCGCTCTTGCTCGCTGGCCCGCTCTATCGTGCACTGCGTGCGCGGACCCAGCGGCGAGCCGACGGCTCGAGACGATCGACGGACGGGTAG
- a CDS encoding electron transfer flavoprotein subunit beta/FixA family protein, with product MRSIVLTKGVPDFSEGAVSFDEDGHLERGKTPTVMNPNDEFALQAALQTKVRHGGHVTGMSMGPPGYAEVLQGAMETVYTDDSYLLSDRELAASDTWATAITLSAGLEKYQDEIADIDLVFAGFKTADGETGQTGPQTCWAMDWPIVTHVIALDIDPDERTLRAKRLVEGDIDEVETVEAPLPCFVVTDPEFEPTYRKASHRLTHKELRAETERRATNHDDYLTTWDHTDLNLDPDYIGLDGSPTIVSSVDPIPKAPSEREATMIDPAEDEMEPVLEELQPHAAEAGD from the coding sequence ATGAGATCGATCGTACTCACGAAAGGCGTCCCGGACTTCTCGGAGGGTGCCGTCTCGTTCGACGAGGACGGTCACTTAGAGCGGGGGAAGACGCCGACCGTGATGAATCCCAACGACGAGTTCGCGCTGCAGGCCGCATTGCAGACGAAAGTCCGCCACGGCGGCCACGTCACTGGAATGAGCATGGGGCCGCCGGGATACGCCGAGGTCTTGCAGGGGGCGATGGAGACGGTCTACACTGACGATAGCTACTTGCTTTCCGACCGGGAGCTGGCCGCCTCCGACACGTGGGCAACGGCGATCACGTTGAGCGCTGGCCTCGAGAAATACCAGGACGAAATCGCGGATATCGATCTGGTCTTTGCCGGGTTCAAGACGGCGGACGGGGAGACCGGCCAGACCGGCCCGCAGACCTGCTGGGCAATGGACTGGCCGATCGTCACCCACGTCATCGCACTCGATATCGACCCCGACGAGCGGACGCTGCGTGCGAAACGGCTGGTCGAGGGCGATATCGACGAGGTCGAAACCGTGGAAGCACCCCTACCCTGTTTCGTCGTCACCGACCCCGAGTTCGAGCCGACCTACCGGAAAGCCTCACATCGACTGACACACAAGGAGTTGCGAGCCGAGACCGAACGGCGAGCCACGAACCACGACGACTATCTGACGACGTGGGATCACACCGACCTCAATCTGGATCCCGACTACATCGGGCTCGACGGCTCGCCGACGATCGTCTCGTCGGTCGATCCGATCCCCAAAGCGCCCTCCGAGCGGGAGGCCACGATGATCGACCCCGCCGAAGACGAGATGGAACCGGTTCTCGAGGAACTGCAGCCCCACGCTGCGGAGGCAGGTGATTGA
- the trpE gene encoding anthranilate synthase component I, producing the protein MTESDTATDEPPTFDIDRETFRAHAGTSDERSDQPAVVRTVATLEVDTTPLAAYAALTGRSDAGDRDRAPYAFLLESAEKTASSDPDGAFRPSTTGAARHARYSYVGYDPEAVVTVESGDATVEALTDDAPLSAIETGAAGDTVDALRAAMPDVRLENVPDHDRQHLEGGLVGFLAYDAVYDLWLEEVGLERPDSRFPDAQFLLTTKTLTFDECDGTVSLVFTPVLEADDDPEAVYDTLVDEAAAVGATLREADRPDTGGFVREDEVAGPKDEYEDSVRQAKEHVLDGDIYQGVISRTRELYGDIDPLGFYEAMREVNPSPYMYLLDHDDLTVVGASPETLISVRGREVMSNPIAGTCDRGSSPVEDRRLAGEMLADGKERAEHTMLVDLARNDVRRVSEPGSVRVDEFMNVLKYSHVQHIESTVTGQLADDSDAFDATRASFPAGTLSGAPKIRAMEIIDDLESKPRGLYGGGVGYYSWTGDADFAIVIRTATVENEGDQDRVTVQAGAGLVADSDPTAEYEETEKKMGGVLAALEEIERPAIESDAGDAEATPEVSR; encoded by the coding sequence ATGACCGAGTCCGACACCGCCACTGACGAGCCGCCGACGTTCGACATCGACCGCGAAACGTTCCGTGCCCACGCGGGCACGAGCGACGAGCGGTCAGACCAGCCGGCGGTCGTCCGCACCGTCGCGACCCTCGAGGTCGACACGACGCCGCTTGCAGCCTACGCCGCGCTGACCGGTCGATCCGACGCGGGCGACCGCGACCGCGCGCCGTATGCGTTCCTGCTCGAGAGCGCCGAAAAGACCGCCTCGAGCGATCCGGACGGCGCGTTCCGGCCGAGTACTACGGGTGCCGCGCGCCACGCGCGCTACTCCTACGTGGGCTACGATCCCGAGGCCGTCGTGACGGTCGAATCTGGCGATGCGACCGTCGAGGCGCTGACCGACGATGCGCCGCTGTCGGCGATCGAGACGGGTGCAGCGGGCGACACCGTCGACGCGCTCCGGGCGGCGATGCCGGACGTTCGCCTCGAGAACGTCCCCGACCACGACCGCCAGCATCTCGAGGGCGGGTTGGTCGGCTTCTTGGCCTACGACGCCGTCTACGACCTCTGGCTCGAGGAGGTCGGACTCGAACGGCCCGATTCGCGGTTTCCCGACGCGCAGTTCCTCCTGACGACGAAGACGCTGACCTTCGACGAGTGTGACGGGACGGTCTCGCTGGTCTTTACGCCGGTGCTCGAGGCCGACGACGATCCCGAGGCGGTGTACGATACGCTCGTCGACGAGGCGGCTGCTGTTGGGGCGACGCTGCGCGAAGCCGACCGGCCCGACACGGGCGGGTTCGTCCGCGAGGACGAGGTCGCGGGCCCCAAAGACGAGTACGAAGACAGCGTCCGGCAGGCCAAAGAACACGTCCTCGACGGCGACATCTACCAGGGCGTTATCTCGCGCACGCGGGAACTGTACGGCGACATCGATCCGCTTGGCTTCTACGAGGCGATGCGCGAGGTGAACCCGTCGCCGTACATGTACCTGCTCGACCACGACGATCTGACGGTCGTCGGGGCCAGCCCCGAGACGCTCATCTCGGTGCGCGGGCGCGAGGTCATGTCGAACCCGATAGCGGGCACCTGTGACCGGGGCTCGAGTCCCGTCGAGGACCGCCGACTCGCGGGCGAGATGCTCGCCGACGGCAAGGAGCGGGCCGAACACACGATGCTGGTCGATTTGGCGCGCAACGACGTTCGCCGCGTCTCAGAGCCGGGCTCAGTCCGCGTCGACGAGTTTATGAACGTCCTCAAGTACAGCCACGTCCAGCATATCGAATCGACTGTAACCGGCCAGTTGGCCGACGACTCGGATGCGTTCGACGCGACGCGAGCCTCGTTCCCCGCCGGGACGCTCTCGGGCGCGCCGAAGATCCGCGCGATGGAGATCATCGACGACCTCGAGTCCAAGCCCCGTGGCCTCTACGGCGGCGGCGTCGGCTACTACTCGTGGACTGGCGATGCGGATTTCGCGATCGTGATCCGAACCGCGACAGTCGAAAACGAGGGAGACCAGGACCGCGTTACGGTGCAGGCCGGCGCGGGACTGGTCGCAGACAGCGATCCGACCGCCGAGTACGAGGAGACGGAAAAGAAGATGGGTGGCGTTTTAGCGGCGCTCGAGGAGATCGAACGACCGGCTATAGAGTCGGACGCGGGCGACGCCGAAGCGACGCCGGAGGTGAGCCGATGA
- a CDS encoding electron transfer flavoprotein subunit alpha/FixB family protein, with amino-acid sequence MTVIDPDDYTVDELTDELETIDDADDLQAILEAEQAGEDRTTAREAIQDRLAELGVDHEGDDSDEEHDESDAEDADQEGDDDLSHPTRDKKHVRALEDGAYADMWVFCEIQGGELLDVSKEMLGKARELMDGFEEDYGDDEAVVAFLMGDDCEGLAEECIAYGADVAVYHDDDRLERFLHKPYTEIAAHMARGKGTVESTDWRDYDEPRYILFPATNNGRDLSAKVQAELDSGLASDCSDLFIEEEEVSNPVKTGEPGVKKTFEKVLHMKRPDFSGFEYSTILCLDNPGREFHPQGCSVIPGSFEPIERDPDREGLVVEHDMDLEDDWFRVEITDHDRLEAGIDLTGHDVIVCLGRGIADDPTEGMELGLELVDAFENAELGITRGIVTSSYQFEGHVEAYSNEERQIGETGQVVAPDVYIAAGVSGAVQHKVGMDESDTIVAINTDPDARIRDFSDYFIEADLFEVLPRLTATVESGEPGLEPEAVADGGDE; translated from the coding sequence ATGACTGTAATTGATCCGGACGACTACACCGTCGACGAACTGACCGACGAACTCGAGACGATCGACGACGCAGACGACCTCCAGGCGATTCTCGAGGCCGAGCAGGCCGGGGAGGATCGGACGACGGCTCGCGAGGCGATCCAAGACCGGCTCGCGGAACTCGGCGTCGATCACGAGGGCGACGACAGCGACGAGGAACACGACGAGTCGGACGCGGAAGACGCCGACCAGGAAGGGGACGACGACCTCTCACATCCAACCCGCGACAAGAAACACGTCCGGGCGCTCGAGGACGGCGCATACGCGGACATGTGGGTCTTCTGTGAGATCCAGGGTGGCGAGTTGCTCGACGTCTCGAAGGAGATGCTCGGCAAGGCTCGCGAACTCATGGACGGCTTCGAGGAGGACTACGGGGACGACGAAGCCGTCGTTGCCTTCCTGATGGGCGACGACTGTGAGGGGCTGGCCGAGGAGTGTATCGCCTACGGGGCAGATGTCGCGGTCTACCACGACGACGACCGCCTCGAGCGGTTCCTGCACAAACCCTACACCGAGATCGCGGCCCACATGGCACGCGGGAAGGGAACCGTCGAGAGCACCGACTGGCGCGACTACGACGAGCCGCGATATATCCTGTTCCCGGCGACGAACAACGGGCGGGACCTCTCGGCGAAGGTCCAGGCCGAACTCGATTCCGGGCTGGCCTCGGACTGTTCGGACCTCTTTATCGAAGAAGAGGAGGTATCGAATCCGGTCAAGACTGGCGAACCCGGCGTCAAGAAGACCTTCGAGAAGGTCTTGCACATGAAACGTCCGGACTTCTCGGGCTTCGAGTACTCGACGATCCTCTGTCTCGACAATCCGGGCCGGGAGTTCCACCCGCAGGGCTGTTCAGTCATTCCGGGGAGTTTCGAGCCCATCGAGCGCGACCCCGACCGCGAGGGACTGGTCGTCGAACACGACATGGACCTCGAGGATGACTGGTTCCGCGTCGAGATCACCGACCACGACCGTCTCGAGGCCGGGATCGATCTCACCGGCCACGACGTGATCGTCTGTCTCGGGCGCGGGATCGCCGACGATCCCACCGAAGGGATGGAACTCGGCCTCGAGCTGGTCGACGCCTTCGAGAACGCTGAACTCGGCATCACGCGGGGGATCGTCACGTCCTCCTATCAGTTCGAGGGTCACGTCGAGGCGTACTCGAACGAGGAACGCCAGATCGGCGAGACCGGCCAGGTCGTCGCGCCCGATGTCTACATCGCGGCGGGCGTCTCCGGAGCGGTCCAGCACAAAGTCGGTATGGACGAATCCGACACGATCGTCGCGATCAACACCGACCCCGACGCCCGGATTCGGGACTTCAGCGACTACTTCATCGAGGCCGACCTCTTCGAGGTCCTGCCGCGACTCACCGCGACCGTCGAATCGGGTGAGCCGGGGCTCGAGCCCGAGGCCGTCGCCGACGGAGGTGACGAGTGA
- a CDS encoding DUF5800 family protein, with amino-acid sequence MTTLAFDDDGVDVVYEGTEFRLKRDLVEEATEKSYYDVTDHEVLKIVAEQPNLQGEPRRIGDILD; translated from the coding sequence ATGACTACGCTTGCGTTCGACGACGACGGCGTCGACGTCGTCTACGAAGGAACCGAGTTCCGCCTCAAGCGGGACTTAGTCGAGGAAGCCACCGAGAAATCCTACTACGACGTGACCGACCACGAAGTGTTGAAGATCGTCGCCGAACAGCCGAACCTGCAGGGCGAGCCGCGCCGCATCGGCGATATTTTGGACTGA
- a CDS encoding adenosylcobalamin-dependent ribonucleoside-diphosphate reductase gives MSDADLSAAELTLPIKRTKGDTLEERLTDNAYHNILPARYLRKNADGDLIEEQEDLFDRVGKNIALAEAVYEAEKQDLEITVTPDQLKPDHPRRDELAAEVFGAGTTTDDETETALSIYNINKFAYDTVVPELPDEIREHVEDVADEFQEMMANLDFMPNSPTLMNAGDELQQLSACFVDSPDDDIDDIHQTAKEAAQVFQSGGGMGYAFWRLRPYGDAVGSTGGIASGPITFMRTYDQMCETIAQGGARRGAQMGVMRVSHPDVIQFIHAKNKDVSLAETLRLNDPDDYTHTSFQEALDEARELIDDEGRVPKHLRNAVEGHLSNFNISVGITDDFMEAVQNGEEFTFTNPRTGEAHIATEETKELYDMFGLGEYVEVGEELSIPAEELWDDIVEGAHENGEPGVIYLERVNKQHSFDIEKHPDHRILATNPCGEQPLEEYEACNLGHINLSTLADLEAPDWRVWYDEHGDEYDTLADAVDAFLDNAVDFEDLDRRIEMGTRFLENVVTMSDFPVEKIEQKVREMRKIGLGIMGLAQLYIQLGMEYGSEASNEVARQLMTHIDHTSKWTSHELAEERGSFDEWDKSKYANPTEYREWFEKQTGLDAGEWEDGFPVRNHNTTTIAPTGTTSMVGNTTGGCEPIYNVAYYKNVSDDVQGDEMLVEFDDYFLRVLEDNDIDVDAVKEEAKEQMATNQFNGVEGLSTVPDAIGELFVTTGDLSAKEHAGVQVACQEGVDSAISKTVNAPNDSTLEDAKDVFEYIYDHGGKGVTYYRDGTRSKQVLTTRADNADFADETEAAQALVEQIDEIFGGLEQFLESQEVQDILEDDVDALLGDAEPMQVDFTEKRERPDALQGVSQRIDTGYGKIYVTINEDPETGQPFELFANIGHSGGFTNSFTEALAKVISTSLRSGVDPDEIVDELCGTRSPKVAWDKGEQIQSIPDAIGTAMRRYLEGEIDKPYPKQQTLEESADADRVETAGHKTDGGAAAAQGGAAADADDDTTQDLIDAGESPECPDCGSMSLYFSEGCKTCESCGWSEC, from the coding sequence ATGAGCGACGCCGACCTCTCCGCGGCGGAGTTGACGCTCCCGATCAAGCGCACCAAAGGTGACACGCTCGAGGAGCGACTGACCGACAACGCCTACCACAACATCCTGCCGGCGCGCTATCTGCGCAAGAACGCCGACGGCGACCTCATCGAAGAACAGGAAGATCTCTTCGACCGCGTCGGCAAGAACATCGCGCTCGCAGAGGCCGTCTACGAGGCCGAGAAACAGGACCTCGAGATCACGGTCACGCCCGACCAGCTCAAGCCCGACCACCCACGGCGGGACGAACTCGCTGCGGAGGTCTTCGGCGCCGGTACCACTACGGACGACGAGACTGAAACCGCACTCTCTATCTACAATATTAACAAGTTCGCCTACGATACCGTCGTCCCCGAACTCCCCGACGAGATCCGCGAGCACGTCGAGGACGTCGCCGACGAGTTCCAGGAGATGATGGCGAACCTCGACTTCATGCCGAACTCGCCGACCCTGATGAACGCGGGCGACGAACTCCAACAGCTTTCTGCGTGTTTCGTCGACTCCCCCGACGACGACATTGACGACATCCACCAGACTGCCAAGGAGGCCGCGCAGGTCTTCCAGAGCGGCGGCGGCATGGGCTATGCCTTCTGGCGACTCCGTCCCTACGGCGACGCGGTCGGCTCGACCGGCGGCATCGCGTCGGGACCGATCACGTTCATGCGCACGTACGACCAGATGTGCGAGACGATCGCCCAGGGCGGCGCTCGCCGCGGCGCGCAGATGGGCGTCATGCGCGTCTCCCACCCCGACGTCATCCAGTTCATCCACGCCAAGAACAAGGACGTCTCGCTGGCCGAGACGCTGCGCCTGAACGACCCCGACGACTACACCCACACCTCCTTCCAGGAGGCCTTGGACGAAGCCCGCGAACTCATCGACGACGAGGGACGGGTCCCCAAGCATCTCCGGAACGCCGTCGAGGGCCACCTCTCGAACTTCAATATCTCTGTCGGCATCACCGACGACTTCATGGAGGCCGTCCAGAACGGCGAGGAGTTTACGTTCACCAACCCCCGAACGGGCGAGGCACACATCGCAACGGAAGAGACGAAGGAGCTCTACGACATGTTCGGCCTCGGCGAATACGTCGAGGTCGGCGAGGAACTGTCGATCCCAGCCGAGGAACTCTGGGACGACATCGTCGAGGGCGCTCACGAGAACGGCGAACCCGGCGTTATTTACCTCGAGCGGGTGAACAAGCAACACTCCTTCGACATCGAGAAACACCCCGACCACCGCATCCTCGCGACGAACCCCTGTGGCGAGCAGCCCCTCGAGGAGTACGAGGCCTGTAACCTCGGCCACATCAACCTCTCGACGCTTGCGGACCTCGAGGCCCCTGACTGGCGCGTCTGGTACGACGAGCACGGCGATGAGTACGACACGCTCGCGGACGCCGTGGACGCCTTCCTCGACAACGCCGTCGACTTCGAGGACCTCGACCGCCGCATCGAGATGGGCACCCGATTCCTCGAGAACGTCGTCACGATGTCGGATTTCCCGGTCGAGAAGATCGAACAGAAGGTCCGGGAGATGCGCAAGATCGGCCTGGGCATCATGGGGCTGGCACAGCTGTACATCCAGCTCGGCATGGAGTACGGCAGCGAAGCCTCCAACGAGGTCGCGCGCCAGCTGATGACCCACATCGACCACACCTCGAAGTGGACATCCCACGAACTTGCCGAGGAGCGCGGGAGCTTCGACGAGTGGGACAAGTCCAAGTACGCGAACCCGACCGAGTACCGCGAGTGGTTCGAGAAGCAGACCGGCCTCGACGCCGGCGAGTGGGAAGACGGGTTCCCAGTCCGGAACCACAACACGACGACCATCGCCCCCACAGGCACCACGAGCATGGTCGGCAACACCACCGGCGGCTGTGAACCCATCTACAACGTTGCCTACTACAAGAACGTCTCCGACGACGTGCAGGGCGACGAGATGCTCGTCGAGTTCGATGACTACTTCCTTCGCGTCTTAGAGGACAACGACATCGACGTCGACGCGGTCAAAGAAGAGGCCAAAGAGCAGATGGCGACCAACCAGTTCAACGGCGTCGAGGGACTCTCGACGGTGCCCGACGCCATCGGCGAACTGTTCGTCACGACCGGTGATCTCTCGGCGAAAGAGCACGCCGGCGTGCAGGTCGCCTGTCAGGAAGGCGTCGACTCCGCGATCTCGAAGACCGTCAACGCGCCCAACGACTCCACGCTCGAAGACGCCAAGGACGTGTTCGAGTACATCTACGACCACGGCGGGAAAGGCGTCACCTACTACCGTGACGGCACCCGCAGCAAACAGGTCCTGACGACGCGGGCGGACAACGCCGACTTCGCTGACGAGACCGAAGCCGCACAGGCCCTCGTCGAGCAGATCGACGAGATCTTCGGCGGACTCGAACAGTTCCTCGAGAGTCAGGAGGTTCAGGATATCCTCGAGGACGACGTCGACGCGCTGCTGGGCGACGCCGAGCCGATGCAGGTCGACTTCACCGAAAAGCGCGAACGGCCCGACGCCCTCCAGGGCGTCAGCCAGCGCATCGACACCGGTTACGGGAAGATCTACGTCACGATCAACGAAGACCCCGAGACCGGCCAGCCGTTCGAGCTGTTCGCGAACATCGGCCACTCCGGTGGCTTCACCAACTCCTTTACCGAGGCGCTGGCGAAGGTCATCTCGACCTCGCTGCGTTCGGGCGTCGACCCCGACGAGATCGTCGACGAACTCTGTGGGACCCGCAGTCCCAAGGTCGCCTGGGACAAAGGCGAGCAGATCCAGTCGATCCCCGACGCGATCGGCACCGCGATGCGTCGCTATCTCGAGGGCGAGATCGACAAGCCGTATCCGAAACAGCAGACGCTCGAGGAGTCGGCTGACGCCGACCGCGTCGAAACCGCCGGTCACAAAACCGATGGCGGTGCAGCCGCCGCACAGGGCGGCGCGGCTGCAGATGCAGACGACGATACGACCCAAGACCTTATCGACGCCGGCGAGTCGCCGGAGTGTCCCGACTGTGGCTCGATGTCGCTGTACTTCTCCGAAGGCTGCAAGACCTGCGAGTCCTGTGGCTGGAGCGAGTGCTAA
- a CDS encoding DUF420 domain-containing protein, translating to MEYVPRERVRLLTGVLSVVSLAVVFAAAGGRIPSSSVPAAPEWVIETIPLVNALLSAAAIGTITVGWRAIRRGKIERHRVAMMASFGLFVGFLVLYLYRLTVTGGPEPFPGPETVYQFVYLPLLAIHILLAIVCIPLLYYVLMLAFSRPVAELPRTSHARVGRIAATLWLISFALGIVVFVILHVVY from the coding sequence ATGGAATACGTCCCCAGAGAGCGCGTGCGGCTTCTCACCGGCGTGTTGAGCGTGGTATCGCTGGCGGTCGTCTTTGCGGCTGCCGGCGGTCGGATTCCGTCCTCGAGCGTGCCAGCGGCTCCGGAGTGGGTCATCGAGACGATCCCGCTCGTCAACGCGCTGTTGAGCGCGGCGGCGATCGGGACGATCACGGTGGGCTGGCGGGCGATCCGACGCGGCAAGATCGAGCGCCACCGGGTCGCGATGATGGCGTCGTTTGGCCTGTTCGTGGGCTTTCTGGTCCTCTATCTGTACCGATTGACCGTGACCGGCGGCCCGGAGCCGTTTCCCGGCCCTGAGACAGTCTACCAGTTCGTCTATCTGCCGCTGCTGGCGATCCACATCCTGCTCGCGATCGTCTGTATTCCGCTGCTCTATTACGTCCTCATGCTCGCGTTCTCCCGTCCGGTCGCGGAACTTCCTCGGACGAGCCACGCCCGCGTGGGCCGGATCGCGGCGACGCTGTGGCTGATTTCGTTTGCACTCGGGATCGTGGTGTTCGTGATCCTCCACGTCGTCTACTAG
- a CDS encoding acyltransferase, with product MAFSTDPLDELVVPDGTETQERDIVTDGNVLVGGRSTVEFGVRGRNVLAGEGAEFGGAIEADGDCRLDMWCDVADNVLVGQDAYIGERVHVGGRLKVAGDLDIGDDVEIEEGFEANGWIVIRNPMPTIVFLFVYLKHLLLIGEDDTAQQLVSELLEDDANASDADPLVIPQNATVGDDAWRVSTPATIGDDCRLHGNVRAETIDVGTTCNIFGSLRARGDITVGDGTRIHGDVTTRNGDVELGAGTRVLGDVSCGDLKLGPDAEVDGTIRANGEITMGTTEREQE from the coding sequence GTGGCCTTCAGCACGGACCCGCTCGACGAACTCGTCGTTCCGGACGGAACGGAAACGCAAGAGCGCGACATCGTTACCGACGGGAACGTCCTCGTCGGCGGGCGCTCGACCGTCGAGTTCGGCGTCCGTGGCCGGAACGTCTTAGCCGGCGAAGGGGCCGAGTTCGGCGGTGCGATCGAAGCCGACGGCGACTGCCGACTCGACATGTGGTGTGACGTCGCCGACAACGTCCTGGTCGGCCAGGACGCCTACATCGGCGAACGCGTCCACGTCGGTGGCAGGCTGAAAGTCGCGGGCGATCTCGACATCGGTGATGACGTCGAGATCGAGGAGGGATTCGAAGCGAACGGCTGGATCGTCATCCGTAATCCGATGCCGACGATCGTCTTCCTGTTCGTCTACCTCAAACACCTCCTGTTGATCGGCGAGGACGACACGGCCCAGCAGCTCGTCTCCGAACTCCTCGAGGACGATGCGAACGCGTCCGACGCCGACCCGCTGGTGATCCCACAGAACGCGACCGTCGGTGACGACGCCTGGCGCGTCTCGACGCCCGCGACGATCGGCGACGACTGCCGCCTTCACGGGAACGTCCGCGCGGAGACAATCGATGTCGGAACGACCTGCAATATCTTCGGAAGCCTCCGGGCACGCGGCGATATCACCGTCGGCGACGGCACGCGCATTCACGGCGACGTCACCACCCGCAACGGCGACGTCGAACTCGGCGCTGGGACGCGTGTCCTCGGAGATGTCTCCTGTGGCGACCTCAAGCTCGGTCCCGACGCCGAAGTCGACGGCACGATCCGGGCCAACGGCGAGATCACGATGGGGACGACCGAACGCGAGCAAGAGTAA